The Pseudomonas sp. LFM046 region CCCGCTACGCCAAGCAGCAGAGCTAAGTTCTGATATGCATAAGAAAGCCGGGCAATGCCCGGCTTTTTTCTTGCCTGCCGTCGCTGCAAGGGCCGTCCCGGAAAGTGGTCGGAATACCATGGGTGATGGAGCGTCTAAGCTTAAGCAAGCCTGCATGTTCACCATTCGGAGCTTCCTATGAACAATAACAACAGCGTCCTGCGTCACCTGCCCTGGGCAGTGCTGGCCGTAGCCGGCGCTTGCGCCCTGGGTGTCGTCGCGTTGCGCCGCGGCGAAGCAATCAATGCCTTGTGGATCGTGGTGGCTGCCGTTGCCCTTTATCTCGTCGCCTTTCGTTACTACAGCCTGTTCATCGCGACTCGGGTAATGCAGCTCGACCCCACCCGCGCCACGCCGGCGGTCATTCACAACGACGGCCTGGACTTTGTTCCGACCAACAAGCACGTGCTCTTCGGGCACCACTTCGCCGCCATCGCCGGTGCTGGCCCGCTGGTGGGCCCGGTCCTTGCCGCGCAGATGGGCTACCTGCCCGGCACCCTCTGGCTGATCTCCGGGGTGGTGCTGGCCGGTGCGGTGCAGGACTTCATGGTGCTGTTCATTTCCAGTCGCCGCGATGGGCGCTCCCTGGGCGACCTGGTGCGCGAGGAGATGGGACAGGTGGCGGGCACCATCGCGCTGTTCGGTGCCTTCCTGATCATGATCATCATCCTCGCGGTGCTCTCGCTGATCGTGGTCAAGGCCCTGGCCGAAAGCCCCTGGGGCATGTTCACGGTGATGGCGACCATCCCGATCGCGATGCTGATGGGCATTTATATGCGCTACATCCGCCCGGGCCGCATCGGTGAGATCTCGGTGGTGGGCGTGGTGTTGTTGCTGACGTCTATCTGGCTCGGTGGCCAGGTCGCCGCTGACCCGGTCTGGGGCCCGGCCTTCACCTTTACCGGTGTGCAGATCACCTGGCTGCTGATCGGCTACGGCTTCGTGGCCGCCGTGCTGCCGGTGTGGCTGATCCTGGCGCCGCGCGACTATCTGTCGACCTTCCTGAAGATCGGCACCATCATCGCCCTGGCCATCGGCATCCTGATCACCATGCCGGAACTGAAGATGCCGGCGCTGACCCAGTTCGTCGACGGCACCGGCCCGGTGTGGAAGGGCGCCCTGTTCCCCTTCCTGTTCATCACCATCGCTTGTGGTGCGGTGTCCGGCTTCCATGCGCTGATTTCCTCGGGCACCACGCCCAAGATGCTGGCCAATGAGTCCCATGCCCGCTACATCGGCTACGGCGGCATGCTGATGGAGTCCTTCGTCGCCATCATGGCCATGGTCGCCGCCTCGGTGATCGAACCGGGTGTCTACTTCGCCATGAACAGCCCGCCGGCCGTGGTCGGCGCGGATGTCACCAGCGTGGCCGCTACTGTCAGCAACTGGGGCTTCACCATCACGCCCGACGTGTTGGAGGCCACTGCCAAGGACATTGGTGAGCACACCATCCTGGCCCGTGCCGGCGGTGCGCCGACGCTGGCCGTGGGCATCGCGCAGATCCTCCACCAGGTGCTGCCGGGTGAGAACACCATGGCCTTCTGGTACCACTTCGCGATCCTCTTCGAAGCGCTGTTCATCCTCACTGCCGTGGACGCGGGTACCCGTGCCGGTCGCTTCATGCTGCAGGACCTGCTGGGCAACTTCGTTCCATATCTGAAGAGGACCGAATCCTGGACCGCCAACGTCATCGGCACCGCTGGCTGCGTGGCCATGTGGGGCTGGCTGCTGTACCAGGGCGTGATCGATCCGCTGGGGGGCATCAACACCCTGTGGCCGCTGTTCGGCATCTCCAACCAGATGCTGGCGGGCATCGCCCTGATGCTGGGCTGCGTGGTGCTGATCAAGATGAAGCGCCAGCGCTATGTCTGGGTGACGCTGATCCCGGCCATCTGGCTGGTGATCTGCACCACCTCTGCCGGCGTGATCAAACTGATCGATCCGAACCCGGCCGTCGGCTTCCTGGCCCTGGCGAAGAAGTACAGCGACGCCCTGGCCGCTGGCCAGGTATTGGCGCCGGCCAAGGATATCGGCCAGATGCAGAACGTGATCTTCAATGCCTACACCAACGCGACGCTGACGGCGCTCTTCCTCTTCGTGGTGCTGAGCGTGCTGTTCTACGCCTTCAAGGTGGGCAGGAGTGCCTGGATGAAGCCGGAGCGCACCGACAAGGAATCGCCGTTCCAGCCGATTCCGGAAGCCTGAGGAGGGCTGACGTATGTTCAATGACCTGAGCCGCATGGGGAAATACCTCGGACAGGCCGCCCGCATGCTCGTGGGCATGCCCGACTACGACAACTACGTCGAGCACATGCGCAATAAGCATCCGGACAAGCCGGTGATGTCCTACGAGGAGTTCTTCCGCGAGCGGCAGGAGGCGCGCTACGGCGGCGGCAAAGGGCGTCCGATTCGCTGTTGTTGAGCGGAGAAGCAGAAACAGGGAGCGCCACGCATTGTCGTGGCGCTTCTTTTTTGCGCGCCTGCAACCGTTGCCATGTCCACCCTAGGTGACGTCCCTCTCCCGGGCCCGGTGCGACCCGGCTCGCAATCCGGACATTTCGGCAGCCAGACACAAGCGTCTGGCAGGCATGGCCATGACAGCATTCCGGGCGATGCTTTTAATCCTTCCAGCCCTCATGGGAGCAGGGCCGGAGGGAACCATGAAGAAGACGTTCTGCCTGTTGCTGTGCACGTTGCTGGTCGGATTCGCCCAGGCCGAAGAGGTGTTGCGGGTCTACAACTGGACCCACTACATCGAGCCCGAGGTGCTGGCGGCTTTCCAGCGAGAGAGTGGCATCCGTGTCGAGTACACCACCTTCAACACCGCCGCCGAACTGGACGCGGCCCTGGCCGGGACGACGCGATATGACCTGGTGGTGCCTTCACATTTCCAGCTCGCCCGGTTGATCGGCGATAAGCGTCTGCAACCCCTGGATTTCAACCGACTGCCCCATTCCAACAGCCTGGACCCGGCGCTGCTGGCCATGCTGGCCGGATTCGGTTCGGCTAACCGTTATGTCGTGCCCTATCTCTGGGGTTCGGTGGGACTGGTGAGCAACCCGGCCCTCGCAGAGCCGGCGTTCGGCGGTGCCTTGCCGAACAGCTGGAGCCTGCTTTTCGACGAGCAGCAGCGATCGCGCCTGGCGAGCTGCGGCCTGGGGATGCTGGATGCACCGGAGGAAACCGTGTCGCTATGGCTCAACTACCGTGGTCGCAACCTGAGCAAGGGCGGCACCCGACAGATCGACCAGGCCGGCAAGCAACTGCTGGCCATGCAGGGGCAGTTTCGCAATCTGGACAATGATGGCTATATCGCCGACCTGGCCGACGGCACGCTCTGTGTGGCCATGGCCTGGGTCGGTCATGCGCTGACGGCGGCGGAGAAGAACTCGGCGCTGCGCTTCCGGATTCCCGATGAAGGCGCGCTGGTGTTCATCGACAGTCTGGCCATTCCCACCAATGCCGCACGGCCGGACCTGGCCTACCGATTCATCGACTATTTGCTGCAGCCGGACAACGCCCGGCGCAATGCCCTGGCCTCGCGCTTCTATTCGCCCCTCGCGCCGGATGCGCCCGAAATGGCCCGTCTGGCGCGGGAGCAGCCGATGCTGGTGCCCGACCAGGCCGATCGCAAGCGTCTCTACTTCCTGGAACGCCTGACGCCGGAGCAGAAGGCGCGGGTCGATGCGCTGTGGCAGCAGATCAAGGCGTCGCGAACGCTGTAAAGACGCCGATCCGTAGGGCGCGCCGCGCGCACCAGGAGAGCTTGGTGTTGCAACCATCGCTCGGTGCGCAAGGCGCACCCTACGGAGGCCCACTTCAGGAGACCGAGCGGAAGTGCAGGCATGAAAAAGCCCGGCATTTGCCGGGCTTCGTCTTTGCGGGTCTGTCGCTTACTTGCCGTATACCGGCAGCTTGGCGCAGATGGCCTTGACCTTCTCGCGAACGCCGTCGACCACGGACTCGTCGCCCATGTTGACGAGGATGTCGCAGATCCAGCCAGCCAGTTCGCGGCACTCAGCTTCCTTGAACCCACGGGTGGTGACGGCCGGGGTACCGATACGCAGGCCGGAGGTCACGAAGGGCGAGCGCGGGTCGTTCGGCACGGCGTTCTTGTTCACGGTGATGAAGGCGCGGCCGAGGGCGGCGTCGGCGTCCTTACCGGTGATGTCCTGCTTGATCAGGGACAGCAGGAACAGGTGGTTCTGGGTGCCACCGGAAACCACGTCGAAGCCGCGCTCGATGAACACGCTGGCCATGGCCTGGGCGTTCTTCACCACTTGCTCCTGGTACGCCTTGAACTCGGGCTGCAGGGCTTCCTTGAAGCACACGGCCTTGGCGGCGATGACGTGCATCAGCGGGCCGCCCTGGCCGCCCGGGAATACGGCGGAGTTCAGCTTCTTCTCGATCTCTTCGTTGGCCTTGGCCAGGATCAGGCCGCCGCGCGGGCCGCGCAGGGTCTTGTGGGTGGTGGTGGTGACCACGTCGGCGTAGGGCAGCGGGTTCGGGTAGACACCGGCAGCCACCAGACCGGCCACGTGGGCCATGTCGACGAACAGGTAGGCGCCTACCTTGTCGGCGATGGCGCGGAAGCGCGGGAAGTCCAGGACCTGGGAGTAGGCGGAGAAGCCGGCGATGATCATCTTCGGCTTGTTCTCGACGGCCAGGCGCTCGACTTCGTCGTAGTCGATCAGGCCGGTTTCCGGGTTCAGACCGTACTGCACGGCCTTGTAGATCTTGCCGGAGAAGTTCACGGAGGCGCCGTGGGTCAGGTGACCGCCGTGGGCCAGGCTCATGCCCAGAACGGTGTCGCCCGGCTGTACCAGGGCCTGGAAGACGGCGCTGTTGGCCTGGGAGCCGGAGTGCGGCTGGACGTTGGCGTAGTCGGCGCCGAACAGCTCCTTGGCGCGGTCGATGGCCAGTTGCTCGACGATGTCGACGAATTCGCAACCGCCGTAGTAGCGCTTGTGCGGGTAGCCTTCGGCGTACTTGTTGGTCAGCACGGAGCCCTGGGCTTCCATCACCGCCGGGCTGGTGTAGTTCTCGGAGGCGATGAGCTCGATGTGCTCTTCCTGACGCTGGGCTTCTTGCTCCATGGCGGCAAACAGGTCGGCATCGTAGCGGGAGAGGGTCAAATCACGGCTGAACATGGCGGTCCTCTTAAGGATCGGTGCAGGGAAAGGCGTGCATTCTACCTGATCGGCCGCAGGCTGGCATATGAAGGTCGGTCATGGGATGGACGAATGGGGCTCAAGTGGGAGTGAGGGCAGGACGCCGCAACTTCCGGCTTCCTGCCTTGAGCTCACCATTCAGCTGAGAATGAAGTTCGCGCTGGTGCCAAACAGGCGCTCGAACTGGGCTGCCGGCACCGGGTGGCCGAACAGGTAGCCCTGGACCTCGTCGCAGCCGTGCTCCCGGAGGAAGCCCAGCTGGGCGTGGGTTTCCACGCCTTCGGCGATCACCGCCAGGTTCAGGCTGTGGGCCATGGCGATGATGGCGCGGGCGATCTGGGCGTCCCGTTCGCCGTCGGGCAGGCCGTCGACGAAGCTGCGGTCGATCTTCAGGACGTCGATGGGGAACTGCTTCAGGTAGTTCAGCGAGGAGTAGCCGGTACCGAAGTCGTCTACCGCGATGCACAGGCCAAGGCGCTTGAGGCTTTCCAGGATGGCCATGGCCTCGGACACGTCGCGCATCAGGATGGACTCGGTCAGTTCCAGCTCCAGGCAGGCTGGCGGCAAGCCGCTGTCTTCGATGATGGCGGCGATGCGTTCGACCAGTTGGCCGTCGCCGAACTGGCGGGCGGAGATGTTCACCGAGATTTTCGGCAGGCGCATCTTGGCCTGGTGCCAGGCCTTGAGCTGACGGCAGGCCTCGCTCAGGACCCAGTCGCCCACCTGCACCACCAGGCCGAGTTCTTCGAGTACCGGAACGAAGTCCGCAGGCGGTACCAGCCCGCGCGTGGGGTGGCGCCAGCGCAGCAGGGCTTCGACGCCGGTGAGGCGCTTGCCGTCGCCGGAGAATTGCGGCTGGTAGTAGAGCAGGAATTCGCCCTGCTCCAGGGCGTGGCGCAGGTCGCTCTCCAGCTCCAGGCGTTCCAGGGCGCGGGCGTTCATGTCCGCCTGGTAGAACTGGAAGTTGTTCTTGCCGCGTTCCTTGGCGTGGTACATGGCCGTGTCGGCGTTCTTCATCAACTGGCTCAGCTCTCGACCGTCCTGGGGCGAAAGGGCGATGCCGATACTGGCGGTGACGAAGAATTCGCGGCCTTCCAGGACGAAGGGGCGGGCGAGGCTGGCGAGGATTTGCTCGGCGACGTGAACCGCCCGGTTCAGCGCCCCTTCGCGGGTGGCGCGGGGCTGCAGGAGCAGGGTGAACTCGTCGCCGCCCATGCGTGCCACGGTGTCGTCTTCGTCCACGCAGTCAGCCAGGCGCACGGCCACATCCTTGAGCATGCGGTCGCCGGCCGCGTGGCCGAGGGAGTCGTTGATCGGCTTGAAGCGGTCCAGGTCCAGGAACATCAGCACGACCCACTCTTCGTGGCGTTCGGCGTGCTGCAGGGCCGTGTGCAGGCGGTCCTGGAACAGAGTGCGGTTGGGCAGGTGGGTCAGGCCGTCGTAGTAGGCCAGGCGGTGAATGCGCTGTTCGCTGGCCTTGCGTTCGCTGATGTCGCTGAAGAAGCAGACGTAGCTGACCAGGTCGCCGTCCTCATCGTGCACGGCCGTGATGCCGACCCAGGCCGGGT contains the following coding sequences:
- a CDS encoding YbdD/YjiX family protein encodes the protein MFNDLSRMGKYLGQAARMLVGMPDYDNYVEHMRNKHPDKPVMSYEEFFRERQEARYGGGKGRPIRCC
- the glyA gene encoding serine hydroxymethyltransferase; this translates as MFSRDLTLSRYDADLFAAMEQEAQRQEEHIELIASENYTSPAVMEAQGSVLTNKYAEGYPHKRYYGGCEFVDIVEQLAIDRAKELFGADYANVQPHSGSQANSAVFQALVQPGDTVLGMSLAHGGHLTHGASVNFSGKIYKAVQYGLNPETGLIDYDEVERLAVENKPKMIIAGFSAYSQVLDFPRFRAIADKVGAYLFVDMAHVAGLVAAGVYPNPLPYADVVTTTTHKTLRGPRGGLILAKANEEIEKKLNSAVFPGGQGGPLMHVIAAKAVCFKEALQPEFKAYQEQVVKNAQAMASVFIERGFDVVSGGTQNHLFLLSLIKQDITGKDADAALGRAFITVNKNAVPNDPRSPFVTSGLRIGTPAVTTRGFKEAECRELAGWICDILVNMGDESVVDGVREKVKAICAKLPVYGK
- a CDS encoding carbon starvation CstA family protein, with the protein product MNNNNSVLRHLPWAVLAVAGACALGVVALRRGEAINALWIVVAAVALYLVAFRYYSLFIATRVMQLDPTRATPAVIHNDGLDFVPTNKHVLFGHHFAAIAGAGPLVGPVLAAQMGYLPGTLWLISGVVLAGAVQDFMVLFISSRRDGRSLGDLVREEMGQVAGTIALFGAFLIMIIILAVLSLIVVKALAESPWGMFTVMATIPIAMLMGIYMRYIRPGRIGEISVVGVVLLLTSIWLGGQVAADPVWGPAFTFTGVQITWLLIGYGFVAAVLPVWLILAPRDYLSTFLKIGTIIALAIGILITMPELKMPALTQFVDGTGPVWKGALFPFLFITIACGAVSGFHALISSGTTPKMLANESHARYIGYGGMLMESFVAIMAMVAASVIEPGVYFAMNSPPAVVGADVTSVAATVSNWGFTITPDVLEATAKDIGEHTILARAGGAPTLAVGIAQILHQVLPGENTMAFWYHFAILFEALFILTAVDAGTRAGRFMLQDLLGNFVPYLKRTESWTANVIGTAGCVAMWGWLLYQGVIDPLGGINTLWPLFGISNQMLAGIALMLGCVVLIKMKRQRYVWVTLIPAIWLVICTTSAGVIKLIDPNPAVGFLALAKKYSDALAAGQVLAPAKDIGQMQNVIFNAYTNATLTALFLFVVLSVLFYAFKVGRSAWMKPERTDKESPFQPIPEA
- a CDS encoding extracellular solute-binding protein, translating into MKKTFCLLLCTLLVGFAQAEEVLRVYNWTHYIEPEVLAAFQRESGIRVEYTTFNTAAELDAALAGTTRYDLVVPSHFQLARLIGDKRLQPLDFNRLPHSNSLDPALLAMLAGFGSANRYVVPYLWGSVGLVSNPALAEPAFGGALPNSWSLLFDEQQRSRLASCGLGMLDAPEETVSLWLNYRGRNLSKGGTRQIDQAGKQLLAMQGQFRNLDNDGYIADLADGTLCVAMAWVGHALTAAEKNSALRFRIPDEGALVFIDSLAIPTNAARPDLAYRFIDYLLQPDNARRNALASRFYSPLAPDAPEMARLAREQPMLVPDQADRKRLYFLERLTPEQKARVDALWQQIKASRTL